From the Trifolium pratense cultivar HEN17-A07 linkage group LG4, ARS_RC_1.1, whole genome shotgun sequence genome, the window TCGAGCTTCTTCATGTCAGTCTCGTCATCCCAAGGCTTAACATCGAGCAGAATGGAAGATTTACCACCTATTAAAATATCACTTGATGAGTTTCAAATACTTTAAGCAAGAGATAAATTATATAGATATAGTTTTAATGATTCTGTCACACAAGTAAGCATAACTTTCAAGCATATAACTAAATATTCCTACCACACCAAAGAACATGGCAAATTAAGAGGATCAAACACATTCAACGACAGCTTTTTCTCGACAATACAATAATAATGCTTCACGTAAAATAGAAGTTCCTTAAGACTAAAAAGAAAGCttactttctttcttcttgGCGGGCTTCTTAGAAGCCTCTCTTTCCTCTGCTGCCTTCTTATCCTCTTCTGTTTCATCACCAAAGAGGTcaagatcatcatcatcttcttcagcAGCTGGTGCAGCCTGAAAAACAAATCCCAATGATCAAATTAGTTAAAGTAGTTCCTTTAACTTAAACTTTACAATAACTCGGTGCATCTGAATAGAGTCAAAAGTTTTAAAAGTGTATATTATACAATTCTAGATTACAAGCACACTACCCTTTCATTGTTTCTAACTTAGATAACAACAGTATCACTTGGGAAACATCTCCATTAGGTAAAATTAACCAAAGAACAATTTATGTTGCTTCAGTTGTAGTGTGCCGTGTCATGTCGAAACTCCAAATTAAATTATAGTATTTAGTTTACAACATACAACTCTAAACTACAAATACAGGACAAAGCTGCCTAAAATAGATCTACAATGAACCAACAGTTGTCTCAACCTCGCTATGACTATATCTAAAAATACCAGTTGTCCCTTTTACAACTCTAACACAGTATCCATGTTGCTACCTTACCTTAGTTAAGAAATATCCCACAAAAAACTGTACTTTAGCAAGTAATGTTTCAAAAACTGTACTTTAGCAAGTAATGTTTCAAAAACTGTACTTGAGCCAAACTgacttcatttttaaaaaaaaactgtactTTAGCAAGTAATGTTTCAAATACAGTTAAGAGAAATACAAGATAAAGTAATATCAAACAGCAAAAAACTTTTCCTTTAAACATGGTTACAATAACTTAAGAACTGTATAAAGTCAGAGAATTTATATTCTACATATTTAGAATGAGTGCATAGCACTATCTGATTAACATGGTTATCCTAATCAATAACAATCTTTCGGTAATGGTACACACTATACAAAAACATTAATTTGGTTAAAAAACCAGACACAAGGTTCTATATAAAAGTCATGTTTGTCTAAGCTTCTTGCCTATTTTCACTTAACATGCAAGCTTAAATATTAATAGCAACAATGAAATTGATGCAAAACAGATGCTGATTTCAGATTACGTTAGAACTGAGATATAAAAATCTTATAGGCATTGAAAAATCTCTAAATTTTCTGATTTCACAGATACTTATTGCAAAACTTTATCCAAAGTCCCTctaataaaacaattaaaaaaaaaacacagatcAATAAGTAAGCCATGCAACTGTattgtaaaaacaaaacaaccaataaacacaaaaattaaaattaagattgATGCATACCGCTTGAGCAGGTGCTGCAGCAGCTGAAGCAGCACTTCCAGTGAATTTCACACCTTGAGCTTTTCCAGGGAAACTAAtcatacaaaatcaaaattagcaaataataatcaaattaaacaaaacTAAACTCAGATTTCAATCAATAATTAAGAATACAAAAACTGAACATAACATACCTTGCAGCAAGCTTTGAAGAAACAGCATCATACCAAGTAGCAGCATTAGGAAAAGAACCACTTGGCTTTTCAGTAACAGCTCCATACACTTTGATATCATCCTTTGTCAATTGATCCCTGAAATTTCACAACCCAAATCTCAGaatcaataaaaaatcaatcttttcaaataaaaacaatgaaaaagttgaaattgaaaggGTTTTAGGGTTATTACCCAGAAATATAGGTTTTTCCAGAGAGGAATTCATTGAGGGATTTGAGACCTTCCTCTGTGTGTAGATCTGAGAAGGTAACAGCCATTGGAATGAATTTCTGAGGAATCGGTGACGAAGAGTGAAGAGAAGAGTGTATGAAGTGTTGAGCGGAGATGGAGAAAGGTTTAACCTTCAATAATTGGTATTTATACTATGCATAATCTCAAACCCTAAatcaggatttttttttttttatcaaaaatatttgctatttatttttagtatacGTTCATACTTCAGAGTATATTCTTATTTGATTTGCcgtcaacaaaaaataatttaattttttttcaatttttttttatttttttttgaagattttttttttttttttttcaaaaaatatcttttatattttatacatttttattttcttacgAAATTtcttattcattattttttaaaatttcttatacattttttattttcttacgaattttttatttttaaaaatatcttttatattttatacatttttattttcttattcattattttttaaaattacttttttatgagatttttttataaaaaaaaattacttattcattttaaaataagtgttcACAAATCACTAATTTGATGTGCGGTCATTGTCGACTATGCTTCTCGCTACTCACTAATTTGACGAACTTGGTAAAAAAGTCATAGTTTGTTCAtcacattttacttttttttttgtcaagtagtctagtggttataaattccaccttaaaagtgaataagtggaatgtcGACTTCTacatataatgtgatgttcTTAGCAACAATGTGATGTTCTTAGCAACAGTAATGATATACCATCCACATTTTACTTATTAAATCCAAAATTGATGGTGGACTacccttttttgttttattttatacaaCAGAAACTTCATTCCATTCACGACTTTTCCTATATTaccatttttttattcatttttattaaaaacataattttaaacTTAAACTAAaagtaaataattaaaaaattcatctGAATCTCCATCTTCACATTAGCATCTTGTTCATCAACATTCATCTTCAACTCATCATCATTTTCGGATTTAATAACTCATGcttgatttcttcttcttcttcctcttcctcttcaatAATTTGATGTGCGTGCTATGCTTCTCGCTACTTAATGATTTGATCGTAAACAGAGAAGAAACGAGAAATGAAAAGAGGATTAAGGATTCTCGCTACTTATCTTTTGTTTTAACTATTCagtaaaaaataacaaagaaatagAATATCCGCTACTGTCAACTTAGCCTATGCAAAGCCGATGCTAGTAGCGTCAATGCTCGACACTAGAGTgtcccggggcactgtttagcaatACCATTTTTCTTATAGTATTCATTAAATTCCCTTTTAGCTCAGTCTATGTGAGTATAATTCAATTGGTAGAGATATTCTATTTTATATGCAGAGAATCTCTTTTCTCAATAGGTAAATGTTTAGTCATTAGActctttgacaaaaaaaaaagctctttaacaaaaagaatttcatttttaacttTAGGGTCGGACCTCCAAATAGTTTGGACGGACCGGCTTAACCACATTTTTTCCCCTAATCAGTGCAACACCTTCCCCGACACTACTCCATTCATCTATACTATCTGGTCAACCTCCACCCAACATCCAAACATATTTCCTTCCATCAAgcacaaaaaaaatcaacaaaatcatgTCCACATAGGCACACGATATAGCTTGTAAGTTTAAGTTCGTTTCGATATTCAATTTTCCTACCTTCTATTAAATggtttttcaatattttgttatattttctttcaaacatcattttattaatttatttcaaacttTGGTtttgtgaatatatttttttacacaatttatGAAGTTCTTCAAAAGCATCTCGGAAACCCTCCTTAagatatttgattattttgacATATGAATTGGAGGTGTCCTTTTGAGGATagtgtttttcttttctctccaacaattttttttgttgagactGATTGACATGTACAAacaatataaaatagttttatacagtcaaccaataaaaaacaatcaatcTGCGATGTCATACAATTAATTTGTaaataattttatgatttttgcaAAATACAAGATGCATGTCggtataaaactattttacaccatAAGTAACGGcatattctaatttttttttttatagtgacACAACATAGTTTTAATCCAAGTCTTCCATTTCAATATTCTTGAAGGAGTGAGTGCGACATTTTCGTAATTTTACCAACAAataattcctattttttttctttcttttctaacGGCAAAGCAAATAATTCCTATTCATAGGAAGTTTAATCAATATCTTGGTCTGTTCTGTTTGACACTAGTACTAGGACAGTCCTAGGACAATCAGATAAGGACAATTATTGAGGAACATGATAAGCTAGTCAGCTTAGATTTTGCCAAAAACAAACATTAGAATTTAAGCTAACCcattattaaaaacaaataattattctTAATTAGTTTGACATTTGATTTGAGTACATACTACTACTAGATGGTTACTAGTTAAGAGAGTGTTTACCCGAGATATCGCGAGTCTCTTCTACTTTAAACAAGATCCTGGATATTTGATCCATAATTTAGGAATGTAGCAGTTAAAATTCTTGGGAAGAGATTGCTGTTCATCTATCTCACAACACTCGAAAGATTAATCTCTACAGTTGTACGTTGCTGACGCAAAAAACAAATTACTAGATGGTTACTTGGAATATACTTGATGTATTCAAGAAATGCTATTTATGAATATGTCATGACATTCATCACACTATCTTGAACTATATTACTACTTCTTTTAgtattaagaaaaagaaaagttgaagAGTTTCTTATTATTGATATGGTTCTGCAGAGAGTTGTTGTGATCCATGATGCATGtagaaaaatcaattcaaaagtTTTTCATTGGGCTCCTAATGGATTATCATTGAACTCAGGAGATAACCTTACTCTAATTGCAGTTCTTCACCAGGTCATCACTCCTTGTAAGTATATAATTTTCCATGAattgaaaatagcttatgaaaagtttcttttatttatattatatttagtttaCTTTGTATATATACTCAATACAGAATTTCAGACTGTTTTGTATCTTAGCCATTGAATATCAGATCAGACAGATCGGATTAAATTACTGAAAATGATCTCAACCACGTGATTAtgattagagctgtcaaaacgggcggcccggccaatttcgggccggcccggtcgggcttcgggcttcgtcgggccgggctaaaaagcccggataaaaaacgggctaccaaaattagtgcccgagcccggcccggaacgggtagtcgggctttcgggcggcccggtttatttttttattttttttttacttttagtgttcaaactcaactatataaatagtattaataattctcgcgcgtcctattttttactcatccgctataaatattatataattcgcgcacgccgtatttttactcatcccctatctacgagtttctcgcgcgccctatttttactcatccactacctacgagtttctcgcgccctatttttacgcatccgctacttacgagtttctcgcgcgtcatatttttactcatccgctacctaggactttctcgcgcgccctatttttattcatccactatgtacgagtttctcgcgcgccctatttttactcatccactacctacgagtttctcgcaccctatttttacgcatccgctacttagagtttctcgcgcgtcatatttttactcatccgctacctacgactttctcgcacgccctatttttactcatccgctacctacgagtttctcgcgcgccctatttttattcatcccctacgtacgagtttctcgcgcgtcctatttttactcatccgctacctacgagtttcttgggtgccctatttttttctcctgctacttaagtagcggacgatattttataatttatattacaaactaatttcaaatcatccgaaacaaattatttatatttatattttattttattttatttttaattttaattttttcgggcttgcgggccgcccgcggcccattcgggctagcccatatttttaatcgggctttgtcgggccgggctaaaaagcccggaaataattcgggctaggattttcaaggcctgagcccgggaaaaaatcgggcttggcgggccggcccattcgggctagcccattttgacagctctaattaTGATACGACGGTCCACATCTGTTACAACGTGCTGTTGTAACAGCAGCCAGCAGGAAATCCTTTTCCTTTATATGGTGAATGCATAACATTAACCTCTTATagaaaaaatcatgaaattaaAGTCATTATCCCGATAAGTGGATGTCGGCTACATAGATCAAACAATGTCATAAGTTATTTATTTGTGTATGGACAAAGTCAGATAATTGCAAATTTTGTCCACAACATTTGCATTTTACTAATCAATCCATTTTTTGGTAGTGGGGAACAAAATCAGTGTTGATAGTAGGTTAGCATTTGGAGCAAACAAGAAGGTTATTGAGGCAGAAGTTGCAAGAAAGAAACAAGAGTATATGCAAAATGAGGAGCTTGCTCACATTTTTGAACTTTATAGATCAATGCAGGTAACATGAATATTTGTCCTATGTTTTTCCTGGTTTATGTTTAGTTTGATTTAAGTGTGTATTTATGGTGTTTGATGATATGCCCAAAAGGGATTAGTTTGCTGAAATAGAATTTTGTGTAAAAAGCTACTAACCACAACACTCTCTCCACTCGACAAACAACTTTCGTGCATGTGGTTAATTTGAACAAATTTGAGACCACTTAATCACTTATAGTCGATTTGTGCCTTTGCTCGTGCAGAagtaaaaaacaatataatcCATAATTGGATAGAATTTAAGACTGCAAACTGTGGTTATCCTTTTGTCATGGACAATGCGCGgaagattttgttttgtttattgtgATTTAGAGATGGGTTTGTTAATGTCTCTTAGTTTTGTGTTACCCAAAATTTGTTTCAGTTAACTTTTAGGGTCGACTTTAGTTTGTAGACGGAGAAACACGCAACACAGTTTATTCTAATTTGGTTGTAGAATGTTGTTTTTCGTTGAATGTATGTATTTTAccgttaaaaaaacaaaagaagaagataATAATATCATTGTAATGTTCTAtacaaaatttgaagaaaatgtcACATGTTAATGTTAACTATTAGTATTATAGCTAATAAAACAATATTGTGCATCATATTTTTCAGGTTAgatttaatatagaaatagCTATTGGATCTTCACCAAAGGCTGTTGCATTAAAATCAGCCACAAAGCTAAAGGCTACTTGGTTGATACTAGACAGGTCAGATCAAATCAAACTAATAATCAAATTCCTTTTACTCTTAATTATGAATGGATCAGTTGTACACAATTTAATTAATACATTTGTTGAAATAAAACTTATATACAAAGTTACAAACTAGAACCTCATATCAATGAAAAATGCACCTTGGTGACAGGAAAATGAAGAATGATGAGGAATACTTCCTTAAGAAGCTTTATTGTGGCATATCAAGAATAAGGAGTTACGACAGAATTGTATGTATAAGAGGACCGATTGATACGCCTCAACAAAAAAGATCATATAGAAGCTCTGAAACATATGCAGACAGTAGTATACCAGCATATGACTTTTCAACTGACCTAGAGTTTTTCACCATTGACATTTTCTCCAATAGTAAGTCCTACAATGCTTATAGACTTCACGTCGTGTCATTTTTAGATTATACCGGCATTTTCACCATTAGTAAATCTGAAAAATTATTGTTCTAGTCAGGATTCGAACTCGAATTATCCTGAACAATTTGACCTTAACTGAAatgattataaaataatatctaaGATCAATTTCAACTACTAACAATTTGATGATAGGTAATGTAAACTATGAGATGTATCAAGATCAAGGACAGAGACAAAAGATTCACCTTAAAGAAAATAGGCACAATGAGCAAGAGAGGGTCCTAAAACAGAAACATGAGTTCAAAGAGAACAATAGCAAAATGCAAGAATATGAAAGCTTAAGCACAAATGTTTATCAAAAAAGTGAAAGATACTTATATTCTGGTGGAGCTAGGAACTTTTTTCTTGGAGGAGCTAAAAAATATACAGTATgtgaacaattttttaaattttgagtaattttcacatatattaaattaatttcaagCATTATATATATCCTCACTTTAGGGGAAAAGGCATTAATATTGATGTTGTTGTATGCTTCTATGGATCATTTACATATCACACATAAGTTTTGTCACAATCTGTACTATATAGTTACCTCCTCAAAGAAAGTGTAGCTCTTTCTAAGACCAATAAGagtaattattcaaatttattatttgataAGAAATAATGTGAAGGGGAAAAAATTGTGTTCATAATGCAGCAAACAGAGGAATAAAATATATCtatcaaataaaattgtataGGCAAAAAATACATAATGCAACTCAATTCtcagaaaatgaagaaaagaaaaacaaaaagcaaaaagaaagaaagaaaacttGCA encodes:
- the LOC123923437 gene encoding elongation factor 1-beta, producing MAVTFSDLHTEEGLKSLNEFLSGKTYISGDQLTKDDIKVYGAVTEKPSGSFPNAATWYDAVSSKLAASFPGKAQGVKFTGSAASAAAAPAQAAAPAAEEDDDDLDLFGDETEEDKKAAEEREASKKPAKKKESGKSSILLDVKPWDDETDMKKLEEAVRSVEIEGLTWGASKLVAVGYGIKKLQIMLTIIDDLVSVDDLIEEKLTVEPINEYVQSCDIVAFNKI
- the LOC123924645 gene encoding uncharacterized protein LOC123924645, which encodes MQNEELAHIFELYRSMQVRFNIEIAIGSSPKAVALKSATKLKATWLILDRKMKNDEEYFLKKLYCGISRIRSYDRIVCIRGPIDTPQQKRSYRSSETYADSSIPAYDFSTDLEFFTIDIFSNSNVNYEMYQDQGQRQKIHLKENRHNEQERVLKQKHEFKENNSKMQEYESLSTNVYQKSERYLYSGGARNFFLGGAKKYTVCEQFFKF